Proteins encoded together in one Acidobacteriota bacterium window:
- a CDS encoding C cytochrome precursor, whose product MMQLSTSSRSRHGTFVPAAALIAGAAVLGMAAAVSLEPIVPEAAVENRPIAVTEDRYVSSETCRACHPSQYQTWHGSFHRTMTQVATPESVRADFDGVAVDAGPGRPMRLERRGDEFWAEFDDPGWEGDPRDRPRITRQVVMITGSHHQNIYWYSTGHERALNVLPAVYLLDDERWTPRNAVVLAPPGQGVAMLDGHWNAVCIDCHTTHGKTRFDTPFRSEPIRNQSVDTTVAELGIACEACHGPAAAHVAANRNPLRRYALHAGGASDPTIVEPTRLDPRRSSQVCGQCHSIWEFPDPTAERAASAAGLPFRPGDELRETRFVAQPRVNGRSPAMRNLIAADPDFVRGSFWADGLVRVSGREYNGLIDSPCFTDAAAPERTLSCFSCHTMHKTPEDPRTIAEWADTHQVSAGMGGDAACTQCHDGIAADVAAHTHHAPESAGSRCYNCHMPYTSYGLLRAIRSHTVTSPTVRESVEIGRPNACNLCHLDRTLAWSADQLRDWYGQSPPDLRGEERSVAASVLWLLAGDAGQRALTAWSYGREPAQEASGTSWMVPYLGELLGDPYDAVRFIAARSLRTISGFETLQYDFTGSRDARIEAAVGALRAWRNSPRARTRRDPELLFGVDGTLDTAAMRRLFDRRDTRPLFLRE is encoded by the coding sequence CCGGAAGCCGCGGTGGAGAATCGCCCCATCGCGGTCACCGAGGACCGCTACGTCTCGTCCGAGACCTGCCGGGCCTGCCACCCCTCGCAGTACCAGACGTGGCATGGATCGTTCCACCGGACGATGACGCAGGTCGCCACCCCCGAATCCGTGCGCGCCGACTTCGACGGCGTCGCGGTGGACGCGGGACCCGGCCGCCCCATGCGGCTCGAGCGCCGCGGCGACGAGTTCTGGGCCGAGTTCGACGACCCCGGCTGGGAGGGCGACCCGCGCGACCGACCGCGCATCACCCGGCAGGTGGTGATGATCACCGGCTCGCACCACCAGAACATCTACTGGTACTCGACCGGGCACGAGCGGGCGCTCAACGTCCTGCCCGCCGTCTACCTGCTCGACGACGAGCGCTGGACTCCCCGCAACGCGGTGGTCCTGGCGCCGCCCGGACAGGGCGTGGCGATGCTCGACGGGCACTGGAACGCCGTCTGCATCGACTGCCACACGACGCACGGCAAGACCCGCTTCGATACCCCGTTCCGCTCCGAGCCGATCCGCAATCAGTCGGTCGACACCACCGTCGCCGAGCTCGGCATCGCCTGCGAAGCGTGTCACGGACCGGCCGCCGCGCACGTCGCCGCCAACCGGAACCCGTTGCGCCGCTACGCGCTCCACGCCGGCGGCGCGTCCGATCCGACCATCGTCGAACCGACGCGCCTCGACCCGCGGCGCTCGTCGCAGGTCTGCGGCCAGTGCCACAGCATCTGGGAGTTTCCCGACCCGACGGCCGAGCGCGCGGCCAGCGCCGCCGGCCTGCCGTTCCGGCCCGGCGACGAGCTGCGGGAGACCCGCTTCGTCGCCCAGCCGCGGGTGAACGGCCGTTCACCGGCCATGCGGAACCTGATCGCCGCGGACCCCGACTTCGTGCGCGGATCGTTCTGGGCCGACGGACTCGTCCGCGTCTCGGGCCGGGAGTACAACGGCCTCATCGACTCGCCCTGCTTCACCGATGCCGCCGCGCCGGAACGCACGCTCTCCTGCTTCTCGTGCCACACCATGCACAAGACGCCGGAGGACCCGCGGACGATCGCCGAGTGGGCGGACACCCACCAGGTCTCCGCCGGCATGGGCGGCGACGCGGCGTGCACGCAGTGCCACGACGGGATCGCCGCGGACGTGGCCGCCCATACGCACCACGCGCCGGAATCGGCCGGCAGCCGCTGCTACAACTGTCACATGCCGTACACCTCGTACGGCCTGCTGCGCGCCATCCGGAGCCACACGGTCACCAGCCCGACGGTGCGCGAGAGCGTCGAGATCGGCAGGCCGAACGCCTGCAACCTGTGCCACCTGGATCGCACCCTCGCGTGGTCGGCCGACCAACTGCGCGACTGGTACGGTCAGTCGCCCCCCGACCTTCGTGGCGAGGAACGTTCGGTGGCCGCGTCCGTCCTCTGGCTGCTCGCCGGCGATGCCGGCCAGCGCGCCCTCACCGCCTGGAGCTACGGCCGGGAGCCGGCGCAGGAAGCCTCGGGGACGAGCTGGATGGTGCCCTACCTCGGCGAGCTTCTCGGAGACCCCTACGACGCGGTCCGCTTCATCGCCGCCCGGTCGCTGCGCACGATTTCCGGCTTCGAGACGCTGCAGTACGATTTCACCGGCAGTCGGGACGCACGGATCGAGGCGGCCGTCGGCGCACTCCGGGCGTGGCGCAACAGCCCGCGCGCACGGACGCGACGCGATCCCGAGCTGCTCTTCGGCGTCGACGGCACGCTCGACACCGCGGCGATGCGGCGCCTCTTCGACCGGCGCGACACGCGGCCGCTCTTCCTGCGGGAGTAG